ATGGAATAACATGTACGCCATGAAGGTTGTGCATTCCCAGGTAGCTCAGTCCAATAAAAACATGCTCACCATGTATATGAATCAAATCGATCAGGTGTTGGAAGAATTGGATAAGTACTTGTACCGGACGGCAAATCAGGATAACGATTTGATTTCACTGAGCGCATTCGATCCGGATAACCCGGAATCCTACTACGCCAAGATTCGTACACTGAACGCGATGTATGTGAATACGAATTATTACAAGGATGCCGATGTGCTGTTTGCCTACAGCTCCCGTTATGACGAGCTGCTCACCGCTCCGCAGCCTTATATGAACAACGAGCGGAAAGAATCGATCAAAAGCCGCTTGATTGAATTGATGAAGGACAAGGATAGCCGCAGTCCCTTGCTTAAATCCTGGGTGCTGATACACCAAGATGATCAATATTCGCTGGTTCGGGTTGTGGATACCGGCTACGAGTCGTTCATCGGTGCATGGGTGGATATTAACCGGCTGATGATTCCACTGAATTTGCTGCATCTGGGTGAAAGTGGACAAGCTTTGTTTCTTTCCAAAGAAGGCGCCATTCTGAATACGATTAATGACAAGGAATTCGCTGATAAGCTTCACGCCAAAGACTGGAACGTTGATTTATTGAAAGAAGAGGAGCCTTATCAGATCGTCCGTTTGTGGGAGAATTATTTGCTTGTCGTCCAGTCCTCGCGCAATGCGAATATGTATTTGTCTGTGATGATTCCGGAGCGAAACCTGCTCGAGGGTCTTACTTTTTTCCAAAGAATCAATTACTATGTGCCTGTTCTTGCCTTGGCTATGTTGTTATTATATTTGCTGTTCCTGCAAAGATTTTTGTTGAAACCGATCGGGCAGCTGATTAAAGGGATGAGAAGAATTTACTCCGGAGACCTGTCAGCGCGGTTGAATGATCATAAATTAGTAGAGTTCATGATTATTGCAGAAACCTTTAATAACATGGCCTCACAGATTGAGGTGCTGAAAATCGATATCTACGAGGAGCAGCTGCGTACGAAGAAAGCGGAGCTGAAGCATCTTCAGGCGCAGATTCATCCGCACTTTTTCATGAATTCCTTAAACATCGTGTATAATTTGGCCCAGACGAAAAGCTACGAGTTAATCCAGCAGATGTCCATTCATTTGGTCAAATATTTTCGTTTTGCCATCCGCACGCACTTGACATCAATTACGATGCAGGAAGAACTGGATCATATCCGCAGCTATCTGGCCGTACAGCAGGTCAGGTTTCCCGAGCATCTGGCTGTTGATATCCATCTGGCCAAAGAGCTCGAGGCCTGCCGAATTCCGCCTTCGACGATTCAGCCGCTAGTGGAGAATGCCATGATTCACGGCTTCTCTTTCAATCAAGGCAAAGTGTTCCAGGTTCACATTGAAGTAAAGCCCGACCCGAACGATAGCAGCTATATTACGGTCAGGGTCAGCGACAACGGGAAGGGTATCCCTCTCGATAAGCTTCAATTGATGCAGTCCAGGAGCTATTTCGAAATGGAAGGCAGCGAGCATGTGGGACTGTGGAACGTGATTCGCAGGTGCAAGCTGTATTACAAAGCTGAGACGGGTATTGCTATGGAGAATGCCGAGCCAAGCGGTGCAATTGTTACATTGAGACTGCCGCGTCTGAGTATGGAAGAGTGAGGGATGAACATGTATACAGCATTGATCGTGGATGATGAGATTTTTGCGGTGAAGGGAATTCTATCAGGTGTGAATTGGCAGCAGCTTGGCATTCACGACGTATATGAAGCCTACCATGCAACGATGGCGAAGGAGAGGCTGCAAACAACACCGGTGGATGTGATCATTTGTGATATTGAAATGCCCGACGAAACGGGACTCGAGCTGGTGGAGTGGATTAAAATTCACTATCCCGAAATCATTGTCATTTTTCTGACGTGCCACGCGGATTTTTCCTTTGCTCAGAAGGCTATTCAGCTTGGAAGCTATGATTATTTGCTGAAGCCGGTTATTTTTAGCGATCTGGAACAAATTTTGCATGGGGCGCTCGATAGCATTAACGAGAGACGCGAGCAGAAAGAAACGGCCGACCAGTTGAAAAAATATCAGCTGATGTGGGAACAAAAGAAAACAGCCCTCATCGAGCGGTTTTGGCAGGACATTCTCTGTCAGCGCTTACTTCTGAGCCATCAGACGCTGGAGGCAGCCATTGAGGAGCTTCAGATTCCGCTGGCAACGCATACGGATATAAGGCTTATTCTGATTAGTGTCGAGCAATGGGAAAAGCTATTTACTGCAAGAGATGAGGAAATTATGAGCTTTGCTCTGCGCAATGCGGCCGAGGAAATTCTGATCGGAACCAGAAGCGGGCATGTCGTAGAGGATCATAAAGGCAATATGATTGTATTGCTTTACAATGTTGTGATGGATCCTGACCAAGAGCAGGAGCAGGAGCTGCTTGATGCATGCAGCCGCTATATGAAGGCTTGCCGGGAATACTTGTACTGTGTGCTCTCGTGTTATGTCGGCGAATCCGTGCCGCTTGTGGATATGATGAAATCGTACCATCTGCTTCTGGAATGGGAACATAAGAATGTTATTCAGACCAATCAAGTACTGCTCTATAGGGAATACGGAAGCAGTCATCATCACGGGCTGCAAAGCTTCTCATTAATTGAATGGGCGGATTGGTTTGAAAAGGGAGACCGGGAAAAGCTTCATGAGCTCGTTGAACGGCAAATGATGGAGTTCCATGAGCAGAAAGTAACCATTGAAACGCTGGAAGCTTATTATCACAGTTTTTTGCAGGTTGTCTACTATGTTCTTCACCGCAAAGGGCTGCAGGTGCAAATGCTGTACAAAGACGGCGCGATGGCCGAGCTGTCCCTGGTTACGAGATCCTTATCGCATTTGGAGCAATGGATGAAGCAAATGATCGGTTCCGTCATGAACCTGCTCTTCTCCAAACGTCCGCCAAATTCGATTGTGCAAAAGATGAAGGACTATATTGCGGCGAATCTAGAGGTGGACTTCTCAAGAGAGGATCTTGCGGAGCATGTATTCTTGAATCCTGCATACATTTCCAGGCTGTTCCGGGCGGAAACCGATATGTCCTTATCTGATTACATCCTTCAGGAGAGGATGAAACAAGCGTCGGAGCTGCTGCTTAGCACAGACCAGCCTGTCAGCCAGATTGCCGTTAATCTCGGCTACGGGAATTTCTCTTATTTTGCTAGGATGTTCAAGCGAGTGTACGGGGTTACTCCACAGGAGTACCGGAAGAAGTAGCTTTTCTCCGAGCGCATTTTGACATTTTGTTATTCGATTGAACGATGAGCTTCTAAGGCGATAACAAAACTGTCAAAGGCGCCCTGTACGCCTCTACGAAAACAACTGAGCCCTTCGCTTCCCTTGATCAACAGTTTGAGCCGCTCTTGAGGCGGCCTTTTTGCGTCTAAGTGTGTGGTTCATTTGGTGTAATAGATGTTAATCAATTTATATTAAAAAAAGTTGTGCAAACGTTTTTACAAAATCCTTTTATTGGTGTATGATGTCATTATGAGTGAAGCGTTTACAAGTTGTGATTGTGCGTGATTAATCGGTGAAATCAGGTTTCAGACTGAGAATCAGGATGATGTTTTACATATTTGAGCAAACGATTGCACAATCGCAACATAAACGACCTTCACATCAAATGACTTCAGTTTGCAACTATGGGTTTCATTTATCCATATCAAAGGAGTGAAGCGTACAAACAATATTGAATACTTAGTGCAGGCAAGTAACAGACGGAATTTGAAAATGTAAAAGGGAGTTGAAACTGTTGTTCGTTCCTCATATCCATCGTACGAAATCGTACAAGATTGTCATGTCATTTATCCTTGCTTTGCTATTATTACTTGGCAGCACTCTAATTACGCCAGTTTCGAATGCAGCGGAAATAAGCGGCAATACGAAGATTGTTGTCATGCTGAATTTAACGGATGTTACGGATTGGCCCGCTTTTGACAAGCAAATGAAGACACTAAAAGACAGCGGTGTTTACGGCGTTGAAGTCGATATGTGGTGGAATCATTTCGAGCCGCAGCAAGGCCAGTATGACTGGAGTTATTATAAGACTTTATTCACACATATTTCCGATGCAGGCTTGAAGATTGCTCCGATCTTTTCCTTTCATCAGTGCGGAACGAACGTAGGAGATACCTGCTATTATCCGCTTCCTAATTGGGTTTGGTCCCTCGGCGGCAAGGAGCAAATGGAGTTTAAATCCGAATCCGGATATTATGACAACGAATACATAGCCCCTTGGTATAAAGATGCAGTGAACCTGTATGACGGTGCATTTAAATCGTTTGCTCAGGAAATGGCATCATTCAAATCATCGATTGATAAGTTCCATATCGGCATGGGTCCGGCAGGAGAACTGAGATATCCGAGCTATAATTTTAACGATACACAAAAATGGAATTATCCATCCCGAGGATTGTTCCAGGCGTACTCGGAGTCAGCGATTGCCGATTTCCAAGCCAGCATGCAAGCCAAGTACGGCAACATTGCCCAGCTCAATACAGCATGGGGTACATCGCTTGCTGATTTCTCCGGGGTGCAGCCACCTGCTAATGGAGATACGTTTTACTCCAGCGGGGATTACGCCAAAACGTACGGCGTGGACTTTCTGAGCTGGTATCAAGGCACTTTGGAAACTCACTTTACCGATATTATTACAAAAGCTCATCAAGATCTGGATGGTACGTTTGGTGTGGACTTAAGCGCCAAAATGCCCGGAATTCACTGGCAGTACAGCAATCCGGCAGCGCCTCATTCCGCTGAACAAGCAACGGGCTTGTACGATTATGCGAAAATGCTGGATCTTTATCAAGCTAACAACGTTGACCTAACGTTTACTTGTCTGGAAATGACTAATGCAGCCAACGGCTATGGTGATGCTCCTAACTACAGTAAACCTC
This genomic window from Paenibacillus hexagrammi contains:
- a CDS encoding cache domain-containing sensor histidine kinase, translated to MKKGTLRSRLILGFAMVTVPLVVLLIWNNMYAMKVVHSQVAQSNKNMLTMYMNQIDQVLEELDKYLYRTANQDNDLISLSAFDPDNPESYYAKIRTLNAMYVNTNYYKDADVLFAYSSRYDELLTAPQPYMNNERKESIKSRLIELMKDKDSRSPLLKSWVLIHQDDQYSLVRVVDTGYESFIGAWVDINRLMIPLNLLHLGESGQALFLSKEGAILNTINDKEFADKLHAKDWNVDLLKEEEPYQIVRLWENYLLVVQSSRNANMYLSVMIPERNLLEGLTFFQRINYYVPVLALAMLLLYLLFLQRFLLKPIGQLIKGMRRIYSGDLSARLNDHKLVEFMIIAETFNNMASQIEVLKIDIYEEQLRTKKAELKHLQAQIHPHFFMNSLNIVYNLAQTKSYELIQQMSIHLVKYFRFAIRTHLTSITMQEELDHIRSYLAVQQVRFPEHLAVDIHLAKELEACRIPPSTIQPLVENAMIHGFSFNQGKVFQVHIEVKPDPNDSSYITVRVSDNGKGIPLDKLQLMQSRSYFEMEGSEHVGLWNVIRRCKLYYKAETGIAMENAEPSGAIVTLRLPRLSMEE
- a CDS encoding helix-turn-helix domain-containing protein, producing MNMYTALIVDDEIFAVKGILSGVNWQQLGIHDVYEAYHATMAKERLQTTPVDVIICDIEMPDETGLELVEWIKIHYPEIIVIFLTCHADFSFAQKAIQLGSYDYLLKPVIFSDLEQILHGALDSINERREQKETADQLKKYQLMWEQKKTALIERFWQDILCQRLLLSHQTLEAAIEELQIPLATHTDIRLILISVEQWEKLFTARDEEIMSFALRNAAEEILIGTRSGHVVEDHKGNMIVLLYNVVMDPDQEQEQELLDACSRYMKACREYLYCVLSCYVGESVPLVDMMKSYHLLLEWEHKNVIQTNQVLLYREYGSSHHHGLQSFSLIEWADWFEKGDREKLHELVERQMMEFHEQKVTIETLEAYYHSFLQVVYYVLHRKGLQVQMLYKDGAMAELSLVTRSLSHLEQWMKQMIGSVMNLLFSKRPPNSIVQKMKDYIAANLEVDFSREDLAEHVFLNPAYISRLFRAETDMSLSDYILQERMKQASELLLSTDQPVSQIAVNLGYGNFSYFARMFKRVYGVTPQEYRKK